DNA sequence from the Longimicrobium sp. genome:
GGACTCGCCGCATCCCAAGTTCTTCATCGGCGAGGGGAAGGCCGAGGAGCTGAAGATGCAGGCGGAGGCCGACGGGGCCACGCTGGTGATCTTCGACGAGGAGCTCTCGCCGGCGCAGGGGCGCAACCTGGAGCGGCTGCTGAACCTGCGCCTCATGGACCGCGCGGAGCTGATCCTGGACATCTTCGCCACGCGCGCGCGCAGCGCCGAGGCTCGCGCGCAGGTGGAACTGGCGCAGCTGCAGTACCTGCGGCCGCGGCTCACGCGGATGTGGGCGCACCTGTCGCGCATCCGCGGCGGGGTGGGGATGCGCGGACCCGGCGAGACGCAGCTGGAGACCGACCGCCGGCTGATCGACATCCGCATCGCGCGGCTCAAGGACGAGCTGGAGCGCGTGGCCCGGCACCGCGCCACGCAGCGCAAGGGGCGCACGGGCCAGCTGCGCGTCTCGCTCGTCGGCTACACCAACGCGGGGAAGAGCTCGATCCTGCGCGGGATGAGCGGGAGCGAGGTCTTCGTCGAGGACCGGCTGTTCGCCACGCTGGACCCCACCACGCGCGCGGTGGACGTGGGCGAGGGCTACGAGGTGCTGCTCACCGACACGGTGGGCTTCATCCGCAAGCTGCCGCACCACCTGGTGGCCAGCTTCCGCGCCACGCTGGAGGAGGCGGCCGAGGCGGACCTGCTGCTGCACGTGGTGGACGCGTCGCACCCGTGGTGGGAGGAGCAGAAGGAGGTGGTGGAGGAGGTGCTGGCCGACCTGGGGCTGCGCGACCGGCCCACGGTGCTGGTCTTCAACAAGGCCGACCGGCTGACGCACGCGGAGGAGGAGGCGCTCCGGCAGCGCCGGTTCGGGGCGCAGCGCTCGATCACCACCTCGACGGTGGAGCCGAGCGGGCTGGACCCGCTGCGCGAATTGCTGCGGGCCGAGGCGCGCAACCTCCGGCCCGACGTGCGGGTGCGCCTCTCGTCGGCGCAGGGCGCCGTGCTGGCGGAGATCTACCGCGAGGGCGAGGTGCTGGAGCGCGAGGACCTGGGCGCGGAGATCGTGCTGCGCGCGCGGCTGCCGCAG
Encoded proteins:
- the hflX gene encoding GTPase HflX, which gives rise to MGAPAKGEAAQVTEEHLEELERLADTAGVDVVGTLVQRLDSPHPKFFIGEGKAEELKMQAEADGATLVIFDEELSPAQGRNLERLLNLRLMDRAELILDIFATRARSAEARAQVELAQLQYLRPRLTRMWAHLSRIRGGVGMRGPGETQLETDRRLIDIRIARLKDELERVARHRATQRKGRTGQLRVSLVGYTNAGKSSILRGMSGSEVFVEDRLFATLDPTTRAVDVGEGYEVLLTDTVGFIRKLPHHLVASFRATLEEAAEADLLLHVVDASHPWWEEQKEVVEEVLADLGLRDRPTVLVFNKADRLTHAEEEALRQRRFGAQRSITTSTVEPSGLDPLRELLRAEARNLRPDVRVRLSSAQGAVLAEIYREGEVLEREDLGAEIVLRARLPQASLGRLKSRGVTVLDGA